In Perognathus longimembris pacificus isolate PPM17 chromosome 3, ASM2315922v1, whole genome shotgun sequence, a single window of DNA contains:
- the Urad gene encoding putative 2-oxo-4-hydroxy-4-carboxy-5-ureidoimidazoline decarboxylase, with protein sequence MDMAKVNSMDFGEFVDVFGNVIERCPLVAAAVWSQRPFSDLEDLEKHFFAFIDALPQSGQEGILRCHPDLAGREQQQGTLTAESQREQSSAGLTSLGADERRRLTELNAQYRARFGFPFVLAARLSERAAVLRELARRLHCPPAHELRTALGEVKKIGHLRLADLLLSDPSRL encoded by the exons ATGGACATGGCGAAGGTCAACTCTATGGACTTCGGGGAATTTGTGGATGTGTTTGGAAACGTCATTGAACGATGTCCTCTGGTTGCAGCTGCTGTCTGGTCCCAGCGTCCGTTCTCTGACCTAGAAGATCTGGAAAagcatttctttgcttttattgatGCTCTTCCACAGTCAG GCCAGGAGGGCATCCTGCGTTGCCACCCGGACCTGGCGGGTCGCGAGCAACAGCAGGGCACGCTCACAGCAGAGTCTCAACGAGAGCAGAGCAGCGCGGGCCTGACGAGCCTGGGCGCGGACGAGCGGCGGCGCCTGACGGAGCTCAACGCGCAGTACCGCGCGCGCTTCGGCTTCCCCTTCGTGCTGGCCGCGCGTCTCAGCGAGCGGGCCGCGGTGCTCCGCGAGCTGGCGCGCCGGCTGCACTGCCCGCCCGCGCACGAGCTGCGCACCGCCCTGGGCGAGGTGAAGAAGATCGGCCACCTGCGCCTCGCCGATCTGCTCCTGTCAGATCCCTCCAGGCTGTAG